A DNA window from Solanum lycopersicum chromosome 3, SLM_r2.1 contains the following coding sequences:
- the LOC138347522 gene encoding uncharacterized protein yields MEGDHVWLRVSPMKGVMRFGKKGKLSPRFIGPFEILSRVGEVAYKLALPPSLSAVHPVFHVSMLRKYIPDESHVLSLDSVELGQDFTFEEEPIAILDRQIRKLRTKEIASVKVQ; encoded by the coding sequence atggagggtgatcatgtttggctccgagtatcacccatgaagggtgtgatgaggttcggaaagaagggcaagcttagtCCTAGATTCATTGGCCCTTTTGAGATTTTaagccgagtgggagaggtggcctataagttggccttgccacctagtttgtcagCAGTACATCCTgtttttcatgtctctatgcttcgaaAGTATATTCCGGACGAATCTCATGTGCTTTCACTTGACTCTGTGGAGTTGGGTCAAGACTTCacatttgaggaggagcctatagctattttggataggcaaattcgaaagcttaggaccaaag
- the LOC101261592 gene encoding probably inactive leucine-rich repeat receptor-like protein kinase At5g06940 isoform X2 has protein sequence MTVQCIVYTFCWYWLFVAVSFTKNPELVCPSPMATICKSSISLYFSLSLFVLSCAMDEGDILLRFKDSVNDPLNLLSSWSKHSTSECNWSGITCTSSSSSVSSINLVSFNLSGSISSSICELPNLVHLNLANNLFNQPIPLHLSQCATLQSLNLSNNLIWGTIPDQIYLFQSLKILDFSRNHLQGRIPQGIGSLKHLQILNLGSNLLSGPFPLVLSNLTQLIILDLSQNPLFLTRIPRDIAKLTKLQMLFLQSSGFYGELVPNLFQGLKSLVILDLSHNNITATLPIVGFSLPNMVSFDVSRNKLSGSFPCGICEAKGLVHLGLHRNFFNGSIPNDSINKCMNLETFQVHDNLFLGNFPSRLWSLPRIKLIRAENNNFSGEIPDSISKAAQLEQVQIDNNSFTSKIPHGLGLIRSLYRFSASVNGLYAVAISSIIAAAVGFYITRLCRKQRSKMNGGRSVFFYPLRVTENDVMMEMCDKNARGNGGTFGRVYIVNLPSGELIAVKKLMNFGTHSEIKTLAKTRHKNITKILGFCYSNDAILLIYEYVARGSLGDLIGKPDFELPWSVRLRIAIGVAQGLEYLHKDCLPHLLHRNLKSTNILLDADYEPKMTDFALDLIIGEASFKSSLGSDACCYLAPEYGYTKRASEEMDTYSFGVILLELITGQRTDKAECGDVVKWVRRKINIRNGALEIIDPKISSASQHEMLGALDIALRCTSVMPEKRPSMVQVLTILRSLHSTFNLPYIHQPSTSTSTHTHS, from the exons ATGACAGTACAGTGTATTGTATACACATTTTGTTGGTATTGGCTTTTTGTAGCTGTCTCCTTCACTAAAAACCCTGAGCTTGTTTGTCCTTCTCCAATGGCGACTATCTGCAAATCCTCCATCTCTCTGTATTTTTCATTGTCATTGTTTGTTCTGAGTTGTGCTATGGATGAAGGTGATATTCTTCTAAGATTTAAAGACTCTGTTAATGACCCTTTAAACCTTCTTTCAAGCTGGTCTAAACACTCGACAAGTGAATGTAACTGGAGTGGTATCACTTGTACATCTTCGTCTTCTTCCGTATCTTCTATTAACCTCGTAAGTTTCAATCTTTCAGGTTCAATTTCATCTTCTATCTGTGAACTTCCTAATCTTGTCCATCTCAATCTTGCAAATAACCTCTTTAATCAGCCTATACCTCTGCATCTTTCACAGTGTGCTACTTTACAGAGTCTTAATCTCAGTAATAATCTCATTTGGGGCACTATTCCAGATCAAATTTATCTGTTTCAGTCGCTCAAAATTCTTGATTTCAGTAGAAACCATCTACAAGGAAGGATCCCACAAGGCATAGGCTCGTTGAAACACCTTCAAATTCTCAACTTAGGAAGCAACTTGCTTTCAGGTCCTTTTCCTCTCGTTCTTTCTAACTTAACTCAACTTATCATTCTTGATCTATCTCAAAATCCATTGTTCCTCACTCGCATTCCTCGTGATATTGCTAAACTAACTAAGCTTCAGATGCTTTTCTTGCAAAGCTCTGGTTTTTATGGTGAATTAGTACCAAACTTGTTCCAGGGTTTAAAAAGTTTGGTCATTTTGGATTTATCACACAATAATATCACTGCTACTTTACCAATAGTTGGTTTTTCTCTACCAAACATGGTTTCTTTTGATGTTTCAAGAAACAAGCTTTCTGGATCATTCCCATGTGGCATATGTGAAGCCAAAGGTCTTGTTCATCTTGGTTTACATAGAAACTTCTTCAATGGTTCAATACCTAATGACTCCATTAACAAGTGCATGAATCTTGAAACTTTTCAAGTTCACGATAACTTGTTCTTGGGGAATTTTCCTTCAAGGTTATGGTCGTTGCCCCGGATAAAGCTCATCAGAGCTGAAAACAACAACTTCTCTGGAGAAATTCCTGATTCCATATCAAAGGCTGCTCAGTTGGAGCAAGTTCAGattgataataatagttttacTAGTAAAATTCCGCATGGTCTTGGGTTGATTAGAAGCTTGTACAGGTTTTCTGCATCTGTCAATGGTTTGTATG CTGTTGCAATTTCTTCCATAATTGCTGCTGCTGTTGGATTTTACATAACAAGGCTGTGTAGGAAACAAAGATCCAAAATGAATGGGGGGAGATCAGTTTTTTTCTACCCTTTGAGAGTTACAGAGAATGATGTGATGATGGAAATGTGTGATAAGAATGCTAGAGGAAATGGGGGAACCTTTGGAAGAGTTTATATCGTAAATTTACCAAGTGGGGAGTTGATAGCTGtgaagaagttaatgaatttcgGAACTCATTCTGAGATAAAAACTTTAGCAAAGACGAGGCATAAGAACATCACAAAGATTCTTGGATTTTGTTACTCTAATGATGCGATATTATTGATATATGAATATGTAGCAAGAGGAAGCCTAGGGGATCTGATAGGGAAACCTGATTTTGAATTACCATGGAGTGTTCGGTTGCGCATTGCCATTGGAGTAGCTCAAGGACTCGAATATCTCCATAAAGATTGCCTCCCTCATTTACTTCATCGAAACCTgaaatcaactaatattcttCTTGATGCTGATTATGAACCAAAGATGACCGATTTTGCTCTAGACCTGATAATTGGAGAAGCTTCTTTTAAGTCATCTTTGGGTTCAGATGCTTGCTGTTACTTGGCACCAG AATATGGATACACGAAAAGGGCTAGTGAGGAAATGGACACATATAGCTTTGGTGTAATCCTACTTGAGCTTATAACAGGGCAGCGAACAGACAAAGCAGAATGCGGTGATGTGGTGAAGTGGGTAAGAAGGAAAATAAACATTAGAAATGGAGCACTTGAAATTATTGATCCCAAAATTTCAAGTGCTTCACAACATGAGATGCTTGGAGCTCTAGACATTGCTCTGCGCTGCACATCTGTAATGCCAGAGAAACGACCTTCGATGGTCCAAGTTCTTACGATACTGCGTTCTCTCCATTCAACATTCAACCTTCCATATATCCATCAACCATCCACTTCCACTTCCACCCATACTCATTCTTAA
- the LOC101261592 gene encoding probably inactive leucine-rich repeat receptor-like protein kinase At5g06940 isoform X1 — protein sequence MTVQCIVYTFCWYWLFVAVSFTKNPELVCPSPMATICKSSISLYFSLSLFVLSCAMDEGDILLRFKDSVNDPLNLLSSWSKHSTSECNWSGITCTSSSSSVSSINLVSFNLSGSISSSICELPNLVHLNLANNLFNQPIPLHLSQCATLQSLNLSNNLIWGTIPDQIYLFQSLKILDFSRNHLQGRIPQGIGSLKHLQILNLGSNLLSGPFPLVLSNLTQLIILDLSQNPLFLTRIPRDIAKLTKLQMLFLQSSGFYGELVPNLFQGLKSLVILDLSHNNITATLPIVGFSLPNMVSFDVSRNKLSGSFPCGICEAKGLVHLGLHRNFFNGSIPNDSINKCMNLETFQVHDNLFLGNFPSRLWSLPRIKLIRAENNNFSGEIPDSISKAAQLEQVQIDNNSFTSKIPHGLGLIRSLYRFSASVNGLYGELPTNLCDSPVMSILNLSHNYLSGTIPELMNCKKIVSLSLAHNNFIGEIPKSLGILPVLTYLDLSHNNLSGQIPQELQNLKLALFNVSFNRLSGRVPASLISGLPASFLQGNPDLCGPGFSSSCSHEKTMPKDVNLSKLTSVLISAVAISSIIAAAVGFYITRLCRKQRSKMNGGRSVFFYPLRVTENDVMMEMCDKNARGNGGTFGRVYIVNLPSGELIAVKKLMNFGTHSEIKTLAKTRHKNITKILGFCYSNDAILLIYEYVARGSLGDLIGKPDFELPWSVRLRIAIGVAQGLEYLHKDCLPHLLHRNLKSTNILLDADYEPKMTDFALDLIIGEASFKSSLGSDACCYLAPEYGYTKRASEEMDTYSFGVILLELITGQRTDKAECGDVVKWVRRKINIRNGALEIIDPKISSASQHEMLGALDIALRCTSVMPEKRPSMVQVLTILRSLHSTFNLPYIHQPSTSTSTHTHS from the exons ATGACAGTACAGTGTATTGTATACACATTTTGTTGGTATTGGCTTTTTGTAGCTGTCTCCTTCACTAAAAACCCTGAGCTTGTTTGTCCTTCTCCAATGGCGACTATCTGCAAATCCTCCATCTCTCTGTATTTTTCATTGTCATTGTTTGTTCTGAGTTGTGCTATGGATGAAGGTGATATTCTTCTAAGATTTAAAGACTCTGTTAATGACCCTTTAAACCTTCTTTCAAGCTGGTCTAAACACTCGACAAGTGAATGTAACTGGAGTGGTATCACTTGTACATCTTCGTCTTCTTCCGTATCTTCTATTAACCTCGTAAGTTTCAATCTTTCAGGTTCAATTTCATCTTCTATCTGTGAACTTCCTAATCTTGTCCATCTCAATCTTGCAAATAACCTCTTTAATCAGCCTATACCTCTGCATCTTTCACAGTGTGCTACTTTACAGAGTCTTAATCTCAGTAATAATCTCATTTGGGGCACTATTCCAGATCAAATTTATCTGTTTCAGTCGCTCAAAATTCTTGATTTCAGTAGAAACCATCTACAAGGAAGGATCCCACAAGGCATAGGCTCGTTGAAACACCTTCAAATTCTCAACTTAGGAAGCAACTTGCTTTCAGGTCCTTTTCCTCTCGTTCTTTCTAACTTAACTCAACTTATCATTCTTGATCTATCTCAAAATCCATTGTTCCTCACTCGCATTCCTCGTGATATTGCTAAACTAACTAAGCTTCAGATGCTTTTCTTGCAAAGCTCTGGTTTTTATGGTGAATTAGTACCAAACTTGTTCCAGGGTTTAAAAAGTTTGGTCATTTTGGATTTATCACACAATAATATCACTGCTACTTTACCAATAGTTGGTTTTTCTCTACCAAACATGGTTTCTTTTGATGTTTCAAGAAACAAGCTTTCTGGATCATTCCCATGTGGCATATGTGAAGCCAAAGGTCTTGTTCATCTTGGTTTACATAGAAACTTCTTCAATGGTTCAATACCTAATGACTCCATTAACAAGTGCATGAATCTTGAAACTTTTCAAGTTCACGATAACTTGTTCTTGGGGAATTTTCCTTCAAGGTTATGGTCGTTGCCCCGGATAAAGCTCATCAGAGCTGAAAACAACAACTTCTCTGGAGAAATTCCTGATTCCATATCAAAGGCTGCTCAGTTGGAGCAAGTTCAGattgataataatagttttacTAGTAAAATTCCGCATGGTCTTGGGTTGATTAGAAGCTTGTACAGGTTTTCTGCATCTGTCAATGGTTTGTATGGTGAGCTTCCTACAAACTTGTGTGATTCACCAGTAATGAGCATTTTAAATCTGTCACATAATTATCTTTCTGGAACAATTCCTGAATTGATGAATTGCAAAAAGATAGTCTCGTTATCACTAGCTCATAACAATTTCATTGGTGAAATACCCAAATCACTCGGTATACTGCCTGTTTTAACATATCTTGATCTTTCCCACAATAATCTCAGTGGTCAAATTCCACAAGAGCTTCAGAACTTGAAGCTTGCTTTATTTAATGTCTCCTTCAATAGACTATCCGGTAGAGTTCCAGCTTCATTGATTTCTGGCCTTCCTGCTTCATTTTTACAAGGAAATCCTGACCTTTGTGGTCCAGGATTCTCCAGTTCTTGCTCACATGAAAAAACAATGCCTAAAGATGTTAATCTTTCAAAATTAACATCTGTCTTAATTTCAGCTGTTGCAATTTCTTCCATAATTGCTGCTGCTGTTGGATTTTACATAACAAGGCTGTGTAGGAAACAAAGATCCAAAATGAATGGGGGGAGATCAGTTTTTTTCTACCCTTTGAGAGTTACAGAGAATGATGTGATGATGGAAATGTGTGATAAGAATGCTAGAGGAAATGGGGGAACCTTTGGAAGAGTTTATATCGTAAATTTACCAAGTGGGGAGTTGATAGCTGtgaagaagttaatgaatttcgGAACTCATTCTGAGATAAAAACTTTAGCAAAGACGAGGCATAAGAACATCACAAAGATTCTTGGATTTTGTTACTCTAATGATGCGATATTATTGATATATGAATATGTAGCAAGAGGAAGCCTAGGGGATCTGATAGGGAAACCTGATTTTGAATTACCATGGAGTGTTCGGTTGCGCATTGCCATTGGAGTAGCTCAAGGACTCGAATATCTCCATAAAGATTGCCTCCCTCATTTACTTCATCGAAACCTgaaatcaactaatattcttCTTGATGCTGATTATGAACCAAAGATGACCGATTTTGCTCTAGACCTGATAATTGGAGAAGCTTCTTTTAAGTCATCTTTGGGTTCAGATGCTTGCTGTTACTTGGCACCAG AATATGGATACACGAAAAGGGCTAGTGAGGAAATGGACACATATAGCTTTGGTGTAATCCTACTTGAGCTTATAACAGGGCAGCGAACAGACAAAGCAGAATGCGGTGATGTGGTGAAGTGGGTAAGAAGGAAAATAAACATTAGAAATGGAGCACTTGAAATTATTGATCCCAAAATTTCAAGTGCTTCACAACATGAGATGCTTGGAGCTCTAGACATTGCTCTGCGCTGCACATCTGTAATGCCAGAGAAACGACCTTCGATGGTCCAAGTTCTTACGATACTGCGTTCTCTCCATTCAACATTCAACCTTCCATATATCCATCAACCATCCACTTCCACTTCCACCCATACTCATTCTTAA